The DNA segment CGCAGGGATGAACTGGCCGAAACATTGGGCATGTTTTTCAGGTACAGCAAGATCAGCGTTAAGGACGACCTGTATGGTGCTGCGCTGTCTGCCTGCTTTAATAGCAGTGGCATTGTAGGAATTTTAGGCAGCGGAGCCAATTGTGCTTATTTTGATGGTAAAAAACCTGAAAAGAACAATTACGGCCTGGGCTATGTTTTTGGAGACGAGGGCTCTGCCAATTATTTGGGTAAAGTGATTCTAAAACGTTTTTTACAGAAAAAACTTCCGGCAGACCTGTTAAAAGAATTTGAACTTAAATACAACCTGGACAGACCACAGATACTTGAAAGAATATATAAAAAACCGATGGCACAGCAGTTTTTGAGTTCTTTCTTTGATTTTTTTCTGGAAAACAGGGAACACAAATATCTGCTTGAAATTATTGATCATGCTTTTGAACTTTATTTTCAGACTTATTTATTGCCAACTATTAAACTTCATCCTGGAAAAGAAATACATTTTGTAGGTCTTGTTGCTGGAAATTTTCAGGATCAGTTACGGGCCACTGCTAAAAAACATGGCCTTGAGATTACATCAATTACGAAAGAACCTATATATAATTTACTAAACTACTATTCAAATTAATAATTTAAGATGAGCAAAATTGGAATTAACGGCTTTGGCCGTATCGGCAGACTGGTTTTTAGGGCTGCTTTAAAAAGAGGATTAGACATAGTCGCAATTAATGACCTGGTTGAGCCTGATTACATGGCTTATATGTTAAAATACGATTCTACACATGGTCGTTTTGATGGAACAATTGCTGTTGAAAACGGACATCTTGTAGTGAATGGAAAAACGATACGCATTACAGCAGAAAGAGATCCCGCAAATTTGAAATGGAATGAAGTGGGTGTGGAAACTGTAATCGAATCTACCGGTTTATTTTTAACCCGTGCTGATGCTGAAAAACATATCGCTGCCGGTGCGAAGAGAGTGGTATTCTCTGCTCCTGCAAAGGACGCCGACATCCCTACTTATGTAATGGGTGTAAACCATCATAAATTAACTGCTGATCAAACTATTGTTTCAAACGCATCTTGTACCACTAACTGTTTGGCACCTATTGCTAAGGTATTAAATGATAACTTCGGTATTGTTGAAGGCCTGATGAGCACAATTCATGCGGTTACTGCAACTCAAAAAACAGTAGACGGTCCTTCTGCGAAAGACTGGAGAGGTGGCCGCGGTGGTTTTTCTAACATCATCCCTTCTTCAACTGGTGCTGCTAAAGCAGTAGGTATGGTTTTACCGGAACTAAAAGGTAAATTAACCGGTATGTCGTTCCGCGTTCCTGTTGCTGATGTTTCTGTGGTAGATTTAACTGCACGTTTAGAAAAACCAGCTACTTATGAGCAAATCAAAGCAGCTATGAAAGCCGCTTCTGAAGGTGAACTTAAGGGTGTTCTTGCTTATACCGATGAAGAAGTTGTTTCTTCTGATTTCATCGGAGATGACCACGCTTCAATATTTGATGCAAAAGCAGGTATTTCATTGAATGATAACTTCGTAAAAGTAGTTTCATGGTATGATAACGAATGGGGCTATTCTTCTGCATTAGCTAAATTCGTAGAGTACTACGGAAACTTAAAGTAAAACCCGTTCATACAGGTTTATATTTGGTTAGAAAAAGGACGCCTCTGGATGGAGCGTCCTTTTCTTTGTTATATAACCTTTGAATGCTTTACTTCTGCCAGATAATACTTGGATATTTCTCAGCAAAGTTTATTTTTGCAGGTAGTTTAAAAAACAAGTTGACCTTATGAAACAAATATTATACGCACTCGGACTATCTGTCTTATTATTCAGCTGTAAGCAAAACCAGAAAAACGCCGTAATCTATTCTCCAAGAACATTAGCAGCCAACGAGAAGTTCAATGCAGCTCAACCTTCTGCAGACAGTGTTTTTACGATCTACAAACACAATTCGGAAAAAGATGCACCAATTAGTGGAACTGAAGCATTTGGCATAAAATTCAAAGATACTGTAGTGAGCATTCAGGTTAACAAAGCAGATTCCAGTGCTGCAGATAAATTTTCATATGTACAGCCTGTAAATACACAACAAACAACATTCTTAGTCCAACTGGCCAATCACCCTGATTTGGCAACGGCTTTTTATCTGATTGCTTTTAAAGATGATAAACTTAATGTGATTAGCCTGAACCGGCCTTCAACAGGGAAACAGGATGGTAAATTCACCACTGGTCTGAACAAGATAGGAAGAGGTGGTTACCTGATCAACAATGATTTTTTTATTACCAATGTCAATGCCCAGGTATATTTAATAAAAAGACAAAATCCGGAAGAAAGGATTCAGGGGGAGTTTATTCTTAACTCACCAGATAAATCTACCCTCGTTTTTCTTCAACCTTCATCCCTGTATGAAGTTCATTATGAGAGTGATGAAGTGTTTACACAACCCCTTTCAAAACCTGCACCAGCTACTGCCGACCTGTCTGGTTGGATTAAGGATAACTTTAACTGGGAAAAAAATAAAAAAGGCATCACTTTCCTGAAGTTTAGCGATAGCAACAGAATTGTAGACATTAAAGAATTCGGCTAAGCATTGATTGCTCAGTAACGTAGATATTTATTCTTTTTCTTATGGTTTTGAATCAGCTTTCCACTGCCTATCAGCAACAGCGAGAGCGTAAGAAACACAATTAACAGGTAAAAGCTATTCAACAGCACTTTATTGTAGCCCAGCTTACTGACGTCAATAAAAGGATAAGGATAAAACCCCGAATAAGCGCCATGTAGCAGGATGAACAGCAAATACAAGAAGGGATAGATGAGCCAGAGCAGGCTGGCAGACCAATTTAAAGTATTTTTAGGGACAAATAACAGCCAGTAGGCAATAAACAGGATGGGTATAACTGCGTGAAGCAGTTCGTCAACAAAAAACTGTAAACCCTGGGGCTGCCATGTAAAACGCAGGATCAGATTGTAAACAATCCCCACAACACTGATGTAAACAGTAACCGCAGCCAGGGTATCTGGCCTGGTCAAAAAACCATGACCTTCTTTGTTAAAGCTTAACAGTAATTTGCTAAGACAAAGGGCTGCAATGATATTGGTTAATATGGTAAAAAAACTAAAATACCGTACAACAGATTCCATCAAGGGGATGGCATTATTTACAATAATCAGGTACAACTGTGCCAACAAAGCAAACCAACCAAGTAAAACCCCTGTAATTAAAAATACTTTACTGGCCTTTAAATGCTTTCCTTCCATAGCTTATCTGTAGTTACCAGCATTGAATATAGTTATTTGAAACCAATGATTCCAAAATAGAATTCATAAAATCACCGCATACTATTATAAAGTATACGGTGATACCCTCAGCCTTATTACACTATGGTTGCAGTTAGTTTGGTTCCGCTTATTGCTGTGGCGTAAATTTTAAGTGTCCTTGTATTACCTGTAGTACCCTGAGGGCCCTGAAGAACAGTTCCATTCGTACTGTATTCAGAAAAGTGCAGCTGACATTGTATTTTATTGTCGCTTTGCTTCCATACCAGACTTCCCCCCTGATGCGGACAAATAGATTCCGTTGCTACAAATGATGCAGGAGCACTACCAGCTGCAATCCTAAAAAAGAGTACGCCATTTGCCGTAGCCTGATCGCCAATAGCCATTAACTGTGTAGCCAGATCAACAGTAGCTGTATTGCCATTTCCACCACCACCTCCCGGAGGGGTTCCTGGGTCTGGAGTACCAGTATCACCTTTTCCACCACAACCGGAGATGCAGGATCCGGTGCATAACAATGCCATTCCAAGTCCTAAGGACTTGATAAATTCTTCACGTTCCATAATTTTAATTTTTAGGTTTAGTAAATTTTAGATGTTTTGTCGGGGTCTTTATTTTTTGATTTAAACAGGGTAAAATTTCTGGAAATGGTGAAGCCAAAGCGGATCCCTCCATCCTTCCATGATTTTTTTGTATTTGAAATAAAGTTGTTTTCCAGGATATACTCGGAATTCATAAAATTAAGGGAGAAGATATGTCCGCCGGTTTCAATTTCCAGCCCCACACCAAGGGGATTATAATAAACCTGGGATAGATCATTTGGGCGCGACAAACCATTGACAAGTGTATAATCAGCAATAAAAGACAACCTTCTGGTCAACTTCATCCTGCCTGCAAATCCAAGTGAGAAAAGGTTTTGGGGATCTCTGCTTTCAGCTGTATTTTTCCTCATCAGCAAGGCAGGCATTACTTCCAGAGAAAATCTTGACGAAAACTTCCTGGAAATGATGGACTGCAAAAAGTAAGAGAATCTATTTGAATAAGTTGTAAACTCCGTTTGTGAAAATGGTTCTCTGGCTATCCAGCCCATCTGTGCAAAAAGGGTAAGGTTAACCGGCATTTTACCATCTGTTCTTTGTTTAAGCAATTTATATTTGCCTGAAAAATTATAGAGCTCATCCTGCTTACTTCTTCCTATACCAACAGTCAGGTCATCAGTTATGCCATAATCAAAACCAATAAACAGATCAGACGCTACATCAAGTCCATATAAGGTATGTGCACTGCCAAATTTGCCGCCAATATCTCCAAAATGATGGCGTATGCGCATGTCCAGATCATGCTTCTTCTGAGTTTCGCTGGAGTGTGACAAGACTACGCGGGTAGACTTAAATACAGCTTCAACTTCTGGCTTTATCAAACCGCTATTCAGCACATTCAACAAAGAGTCTGCCTGCTGGGCATGAGCAGCCATCAAGCTAAAAAAAAGAGGAATTGTTAATAAACTGATCTTTTTCATGTTTATTCTGGATTATTTGATCTGGTTTAGCTTACCATCCAGGGTTATACTGATTACTTCAGCAACTTTGGTCATGATAAGTGTTGGTATTTTTATTTTATGATCAGCACATGGTACTTTAAATGCGGTTAAGATCCTGATCTCTCCATTTTCAATACTCACTTTCCCGGTTATAGCACGTATCTTATCTACCCCATGCATACTAAGTGTACCATTTACAGTAACACTATATGTCCCATCTTTGGTGAAATCAATACCCTGATCTATGGTACCCTTAAATTTTGCAAGTGGGTATTGGTCACTTTCCATATAGTTTTCGTTAAAATGCTCCTGCATTAATCTCCTGTCAAATTCAAATGTCCTGATTGGAACCTGTACCACAATTTCCCTGGTTTTGGCTATCAGTACTGCAGTGCCCCTCACACTTACAGCCCTGATGTCTTCTACAGGAGTAGTAGAAAACAGCGTGATTTTTACATCTTTCCCTATATAGCTTTGCCCGGCAGCATTGAACTGTAACAGCAACAATAAACTGCCAAAAAAAAAGTTAGTTATTTTTATTGCCCAGGTCATAACGTAGTTTTAATGAAATGCCACTTGATTTTAGGTTTACTTTCCCTTCACCAACACCGGTTAGAGGTATTTTAACATAAGGTTCGAGCCCAAGTTTTAATCCTTTCTTTTTTAGCTTAACGTAATAAGTAGCCGAAAGATCAGCCACACCAAAATAATGCTGATTCCGATTTTTATATTCCTGAAACCTGTCAGCAATACCCGATCCGGCATTGTACCTGTAGGTATAATCTTCTTTAAGCATAAAATAACTCGACATACCAACATTCAGGTCAATACTTTTTTCTGCATCCTCCAACACCGTATAAGAAGCCTGTAGTGGAATTTCCAGCACCGCACAAGAGGCATCTACTTTGGAAATGATATCTTTTGCCCTTATGCTTTTAAATTTATACTCATAATTCTCTGCCGCATAATCCTTCATACTGTACTTCAGCCCGGTTTGAAGGCTAATGCGTTTGGCAATACCTACGCTAAAGCCAAAACCTGCACTAAAACCGGTTTTTCCACCCAACACCGCACCCGAAGAATTGAATTCGGGACCGGCACTAAACGATAAGCTAACCGGAAATGGTTTGCGGAGGCCCTGCTTTTGTTTTTTATTTACAGCCACAACCGAAGGCGGTAATACATGAGTGCCGGGTAAGCTTAGCTGGGCGGAATCCGGATTTCCTATTCCTGCTAAGGCTGTATTTATACTATCTTTTTTGCTGTATAAAGGTTGGTCTTCATTTTTTTGATTCCCCAAGCTATCCGAAAAATCGATTACAATATCCTTTTTAAAAAAAGACTGATCTACATAAACAGATTTAGGCCCCTGATTTTTTATTCGAACTTTGTTTTGCGGTACCCTGGCAGTCTCAGTTGCTTTACCTGACCGTACATGTTCTTGTTTACTTCGTCCGGCAATTTTAGTTTTTGGTTTTTCCTGTAATCCCCGATCAAACATCAGATAGCCCCCCAAAAAAACTAAAAGTAATAAGCATACAGCACCGGCTTTTCTAAAAAACACCACACGGCCTCTCCTTCTCAGCTTTTGCTCCATCTTATCCCATGCCGCTTCCTCAAACCGGAGCTCGGCATCAAATACCTTTTTTCTAAAGGTGGCATCAAACTCCTTATCGTTCAATTCCATAATGGTGTTTCATTTATTATTTTTTAATCGCGATGTTGTTTCAGCATCTTTTTTAACTGTTCTCTTGCTTTAAATAAATTTGATTTAGAAGTACCCACAGAAATAGAAAGCATAGATGAAATCTCTTCGTGTGTATATCCATCAATGGCAAACAGGTTAAAAACTGTCCGATAGGCTACAGATAGCCTTTGTACCAGTTTAATCAGCTCTTCATAATGGATATGTGAAAGAATACTCTCCTTATCCTCCATTTCGTGCCTTGCATTTAGCTCTTCCATTTCAATACGCTTTATTTGCTTCCTGTAGTGATCTATAGAGGTATTGATCATAATTGTACTTAACCAGGCTTTAAATGACCTCTTTTCCTCATAACGGTGAATATGAATAAAGACCCGCATAAACCCGTCATTTACAAGTTCTATAGCCTCATCCTTATCTTTTGCGTAACGGATACACATTCGCATAGCATAACTATAAAAAAGCTGGTAAAGTCCTTTCTGGGATTTCCTGTCTTTTTTCTTACAACCGGCTATTAACTCCTGAATGATAAATTCGTCCACGTAATTTTTTAATTCATCTATACCTACTGTTACGTAGATTGGCCTGCATGGGTTGCCTGCTCTTTTGAATTTAATATAAAAATGTATAAATCCGGGTTTTAAACATCCGGATGTCCATACTTTAAATGGATTTTTTTTAACGTATTTTTTTGATCAGCTCCTGTGCTTTTTCGTAAACAGGGCTTCCCTGAGGGATTTTTTCCAGCCATTCCAGCGCCTGGGCATGATTATTTTGTTTAAGATAGCTTAAGCCTATATAATAGGCAGCCTCGTATTTAAATACAGATTTACCGGCATACAATCCTATCAATATCCTTCTTGCCTCATCTGCTTTATTTGTTTCTATCAGGGTTATCCCATAATAATAGGCTACTAATGAATTAGCCGTATCAGCTAAATATTCTTTTTCCAGAATTTTACCAGCAGCGTCAAAATCACCGGCATTGTAAAGATCAGCTGCTTTTTCAATATTATTTTTATTACCATCACCACGTTCTACTACCGACATTTCCTTACTTATTCCATAACGTTCATATAAATCAGTGTTCCAGGGCGCCCACACAAATAGACCAACAATCAGTATTGCAGCCACACTTATCCACTTCATATAACTGCTTAATGAAATTACTTTTGCATCTTTTGCAGTGTCAGGAATAGCCCCCTGTTTAAAATACTGTTTGCCGAAAGAAGTTAGTGTGGCTTCAACATCCTTATCTTCCTGAGAAGGGGCAATCTTCATTTTTAAGGTCTGATGAACATTTTTATACGCATCCAGCAAATCCTGCAGTTCCTGATCCGACTGAAGTAAAGTTTCAAACTGCTGTTTTTCCTGAGGCTCCATATCACCTTCAAGGTAACGGGCAACAGTTAATAATTTCTCCTCGTACATCATTCTTCCGTTTTATTTGATTGAACCATTTTTATCAGAGATGCCATGCATTCAGACTTCTTTTTTCTCAGGTAACCATAGG comes from the Pedobacter heparinus DSM 2366 genome and includes:
- the gap gene encoding type I glyceraldehyde-3-phosphate dehydrogenase gives rise to the protein MSKIGINGFGRIGRLVFRAALKRGLDIVAINDLVEPDYMAYMLKYDSTHGRFDGTIAVENGHLVVNGKTIRITAERDPANLKWNEVGVETVIESTGLFLTRADAEKHIAAGAKRVVFSAPAKDADIPTYVMGVNHHKLTADQTIVSNASCTTNCLAPIAKVLNDNFGIVEGLMSTIHAVTATQKTVDGPSAKDWRGGRGGFSNIIPSSTGAAKAVGMVLPELKGKLTGMSFRVPVADVSVVDLTARLEKPATYEQIKAAMKAASEGELKGVLAYTDEEVVSSDFIGDDHASIFDAKAGISLNDNFVKVVSWYDNEWGYSSALAKFVEYYGNLK
- a CDS encoding Pr6Pr family membrane protein, which produces MEGKHLKASKVFLITGVLLGWFALLAQLYLIIVNNAIPLMESVVRYFSFFTILTNIIAALCLSKLLLSFNKEGHGFLTRPDTLAAVTVYISVVGIVYNLILRFTWQPQGLQFFVDELLHAVIPILFIAYWLLFVPKNTLNWSASLLWLIYPFLYLLFILLHGAYSGFYPYPFIDVSKLGYNKVLLNSFYLLIVFLTLSLLLIGSGKLIQNHKKKNKYLRY
- a CDS encoding ubiquinol-cytochrome c reductase iron-sulfur subunit, yielding MEREEFIKSLGLGMALLCTGSCISGCGGKGDTGTPDPGTPPGGGGGNGNTATVDLATQLMAIGDQATANGVLFFRIAAGSAPASFVATESICPHQGGSLVWKQSDNKIQCQLHFSEYSTNGTVLQGPQGTTGNTRTLKIYATAISGTKLTATIV
- a CDS encoding DUF5777 family beta-barrel protein — encoded protein: MKKISLLTIPLFFSLMAAHAQQADSLLNVLNSGLIKPEVEAVFKSTRVVLSHSSETQKKHDLDMRIRHHFGDIGGKFGSAHTLYGLDVASDLFIGFDYGITDDLTVGIGRSKQDELYNFSGKYKLLKQRTDGKMPVNLTLFAQMGWIAREPFSQTEFTTYSNRFSYFLQSIISRKFSSRFSLEVMPALLMRKNTAESRDPQNLFSLGFAGRMKLTRRLSFIADYTLVNGLSRPNDLSQVYYNPLGVGLEIETGGHIFSLNFMNSEYILENNFISNTKKSWKDGGIRFGFTISRNFTLFKSKNKDPDKTSKIY
- a CDS encoding YceI family protein; the encoded protein is MTWAIKITNFFFGSLLLLLQFNAAGQSYIGKDVKITLFSTTPVEDIRAVSVRGTAVLIAKTREIVVQVPIRTFEFDRRLMQEHFNENYMESDQYPLAKFKGTIDQGIDFTKDGTYSVTVNGTLSMHGVDKIRAITGKVSIENGEIRILTAFKVPCADHKIKIPTLIMTKVAEVISITLDGKLNQIK
- a CDS encoding outer membrane beta-barrel protein — protein: MELNDKEFDATFRKKVFDAELRFEEAAWDKMEQKLRRRGRVVFFRKAGAVCLLLLVFLGGYLMFDRGLQEKPKTKIAGRSKQEHVRSGKATETARVPQNKVRIKNQGPKSVYVDQSFFKKDIVIDFSDSLGNQKNEDQPLYSKKDSINTALAGIGNPDSAQLSLPGTHVLPPSVVAVNKKQKQGLRKPFPVSLSFSAGPEFNSSGAVLGGKTGFSAGFGFSVGIAKRISLQTGLKYSMKDYAAENYEYKFKSIRAKDIISKVDASCAVLEIPLQASYTVLEDAEKSIDLNVGMSSYFMLKEDYTYRYNAGSGIADRFQEYKNRNQHYFGVADLSATYYVKLKKKGLKLGLEPYVKIPLTGVGEGKVNLKSSGISLKLRYDLGNKNN
- a CDS encoding RNA polymerase sigma factor gives rise to the protein MDEFIIQELIAGCKKKDRKSQKGLYQLFYSYAMRMCIRYAKDKDEAIELVNDGFMRVFIHIHRYEEKRSFKAWLSTIMINTSIDHYRKQIKRIEMEELNARHEMEDKESILSHIHYEELIKLVQRLSVAYRTVFNLFAIDGYTHEEISSMLSISVGTSKSNLFKAREQLKKMLKQHRD
- a CDS encoding tetratricopeptide repeat protein gives rise to the protein MMYEEKLLTVARYLEGDMEPQEKQQFETLLQSDQELQDLLDAYKNVHQTLKMKIAPSQEDKDVEATLTSFGKQYFKQGAIPDTAKDAKVISLSSYMKWISVAAILIVGLFVWAPWNTDLYERYGISKEMSVVERGDGNKNNIEKAADLYNAGDFDAAGKILEKEYLADTANSLVAYYYGITLIETNKADEARRILIGLYAGKSVFKYEAAYYIGLSYLKQNNHAQALEWLEKIPQGSPVYEKAQELIKKIR